The proteins below are encoded in one region of Bremerella sp. P1:
- a CDS encoding CinA family protein: protein MKDTITHQLIRQLHRSPWRLAAVVTGGGSEALSQLLSIPGASDTVLEAVVPYSSASLEDFLRYKPSHYCSRATAQAMAMRAFFRARDLQSRISPEDLDDMHLVGIGCSASLRSLRPKKGQHRVHIAVQTATSSSIASLVLTKDSRDRGREENVVAALLLNRLAEATGFSDRIPLDLLPGERVDETTANAWSSWTDLLLGKRTAVCVPKAEQDASLETFSGVLFPGAFNPLHEGHQTMAEVAEEITGHSVDFEISIENVDKPPLDFFHIKSRAEQFEAPQRCWLTKAPTFLDKSKIFPEATFVVGADTIVRIAEPRYYQNSPQLRDAAISEFAQQNCKFLVFPRVVGESFLTFDQLNLPASLSKLCQSVSASQFRMDISSTEIRTGTF from the coding sequence ATGAAAGACACAATAACCCATCAACTGATTCGCCAACTTCACCGGTCGCCGTGGCGTTTAGCAGCGGTCGTCACCGGCGGGGGAAGTGAAGCGCTTAGCCAACTGCTGAGCATCCCCGGTGCGTCGGACACCGTGCTCGAAGCGGTGGTTCCCTACTCAAGCGCTTCTTTGGAAGACTTTCTGCGCTATAAGCCAAGTCATTATTGTAGCCGAGCGACCGCCCAAGCCATGGCGATGCGAGCCTTTTTCCGTGCTCGCGACTTACAATCACGAATTTCTCCCGAAGATCTTGATGACATGCACCTTGTGGGGATTGGGTGCAGCGCCAGTTTGCGGAGCCTTCGCCCGAAAAAGGGGCAACATCGCGTTCACATCGCCGTGCAGACCGCCACCAGCAGTAGCATCGCCTCGCTGGTTCTGACAAAAGATTCGCGAGATCGTGGACGCGAAGAGAACGTGGTTGCCGCCTTGCTGCTCAACCGGCTGGCCGAAGCCACAGGTTTCTCCGATCGAATCCCGCTAGATTTGCTTCCTGGAGAGCGCGTTGACGAAACAACGGCCAACGCCTGGAGTTCGTGGACAGATCTTCTGCTAGGCAAACGAACCGCCGTCTGTGTTCCCAAGGCTGAACAGGATGCTTCGCTGGAGACTTTCAGCGGGGTCCTGTTTCCTGGTGCATTCAATCCGCTTCACGAAGGGCACCAGACGATGGCGGAAGTGGCCGAAGAGATTACTGGCCACTCGGTTGATTTTGAAATATCGATTGAAAACGTCGACAAACCGCCGCTCGACTTCTTCCACATCAAGTCGCGGGCCGAACAGTTTGAGGCTCCGCAACGCTGCTGGCTGACGAAAGCTCCGACATTTCTGGACAAGTCCAAGATCTTCCCAGAGGCCACCTTTGTGGTCGGTGCCGACACAATCGTGCGAATCGCCGAGCCGCGTTACTACCAGAATTCCCCTCAGCTTCGCGATGCTGCTATCAGTGAGTTCGCACAGCAGAATTGCAAGTTTCTCGTATTTCCCAGAGTGGTTGGCGAAAGCTTTCTGACTTTCGATCAGCTGAACCTGCCAGCGAGCCTGTCGAAACTCTGCCAGTCGGTTTCCGCTTCGCAGTTTCGCATGGATATCTCGTCGACCGAGATTCGGACTGGCACGTTCTAG
- a CDS encoding DMT family transporter — protein sequence MKQRTSPNPWLGLICGVLAAVGYSLANICLRWLTNLDPVWVSFLKAIPTVVLFAPIAIWQVRTERSPMPKASSIFILIVAAIISQLLGNAMLQWSFGIVGVAMSVPLCLGTMIVVGVMISKWLLEESLTRWQRWGTASLVLALITLSLAGRGAVQSVVEDSSGWLLIGAGIVAPMLAGTSYAFLSVAIRRGVSGEVSMFMTTSLICAVGMGILGPLSLYTSGLEEIGLTTWPQYGVLLIAGLLNAAAFVALTLSFRYAPVIIGNAANSLQNPLSALAGVILFHEAYSINLIFGVVLTVLGVVMMGLRERPLPERLKEAPEIESAVIGDGR from the coding sequence ATGAAGCAGCGAACCTCTCCGAATCCATGGTTAGGATTAATTTGTGGTGTTCTTGCCGCGGTAGGCTACTCGCTGGCCAACATCTGTTTGCGCTGGCTCACCAACCTGGATCCGGTTTGGGTTTCGTTTCTTAAGGCGATTCCCACAGTCGTGTTGTTCGCTCCGATTGCCATTTGGCAGGTTCGCACCGAGCGATCACCCATGCCCAAGGCTTCCTCGATCTTCATTCTTATCGTGGCTGCGATTATCAGCCAGTTATTGGGCAACGCTATGCTCCAGTGGAGCTTCGGCATTGTCGGGGTCGCCATGAGCGTCCCGCTGTGCCTGGGGACGATGATTGTGGTTGGTGTGATGATTAGCAAATGGTTGCTGGAGGAATCCCTAACCCGATGGCAGCGCTGGGGAACGGCATCCTTGGTGTTGGCCCTGATTACCCTGAGCTTGGCAGGTCGAGGAGCCGTTCAATCGGTCGTCGAAGACTCATCAGGGTGGTTGTTGATCGGCGCCGGAATCGTGGCTCCGATGTTGGCGGGTACTTCCTACGCCTTCTTGAGTGTGGCCATCCGACGGGGTGTCTCGGGCGAAGTGAGCATGTTCATGACTACCTCGCTCATCTGCGCGGTGGGGATGGGGATACTCGGCCCCTTGAGTCTATACACTTCGGGACTGGAAGAAATCGGGCTGACAACCTGGCCCCAGTATGGAGTCTTATTGATTGCCGGACTTTTGAATGCCGCGGCGTTCGTTGCGCTGACGTTATCATTTCGATACGCTCCGGTCATTATTGGGAATGCGGCGAACTCGCTTCAGAATCCACTTTCGGCCCTGGCCGGGGTCATCTTGTTCCATGAAGCGTACAGCATCAATCTGATATTTGGTGTGGTGCTGACCGTGCTGGGCGTAGTGATGATGGGCCTCAGAGAAAGGCCGTTGCCCGAGCGTTTGAAAGAGGCCCCAGAAATAGAATCGGCCGTCATTGGAGACGGCCGATAA
- a CDS encoding PspA/IM30 family protein, with translation MIKKLACTGVGAALLAGLVFGTDAYSYISTTASRVTDNVKNSVPVEFELDRARKMIQDLTPEIRRNMHLIAKEEVEVEKLQSRVGDLEEKLASNRSDIIRLKNDLDSGSTYFTYAGHEYSRNAVQTDLAGRFERFKTQDATRVKLESILRAREQGLEAARAKLDGMLTARRQLEVDVENLEARQKMVEVAQTSSKFAFDDSHLSKTKRLIDEIRTRIDVAERMVDVDGELAGEIQLDEQVDADISNEVASYFGLEIELDEEELAEVDTKAAEKLTKRIELSQLN, from the coding sequence ATGATTAAGAAACTCGCATGCACCGGAGTCGGTGCCGCACTGTTGGCTGGGCTCGTTTTTGGAACCGACGCTTACAGCTACATCTCCACGACGGCCAGTCGTGTGACGGACAATGTCAAAAACAGCGTTCCTGTCGAGTTTGAACTCGATCGGGCTCGCAAGATGATTCAGGACCTGACTCCTGAGATTCGTCGCAACATGCATTTGATTGCGAAGGAAGAAGTGGAAGTTGAAAAGCTTCAGTCGCGCGTTGGCGACCTGGAAGAGAAGCTGGCTTCCAACCGGTCGGATATTATTCGTCTGAAGAACGATCTCGATTCCGGCAGCACCTACTTCACGTATGCCGGCCACGAGTACTCGCGTAATGCCGTGCAGACCGACCTTGCCGGCCGATTCGAGCGTTTCAAGACGCAGGATGCTACCCGTGTGAAGTTGGAAAGCATTCTTCGCGCTCGGGAACAAGGTTTGGAAGCTGCTCGTGCCAAGCTGGACGGCATGCTGACCGCTCGCCGACAATTGGAAGTCGATGTCGAGAACCTGGAAGCACGCCAGAAGATGGTGGAAGTGGCCCAAACGTCGAGCAAGTTCGCGTTTGACGATAGTCACCTCTCCAAGACTAAGCGTCTGATTGACGAGATTCGGACCCGTATCGATGTGGCCGAGCGAATGGTCGATGTCGATGGCGAGTTGGCTGGTGAAATCCAGTTGGACGAGCAGGTCGATGCCGACATCAGCAACGAAGTCGCTTCGTACTTCGGTCTGGAAATTGAATTGGACGAAGAAGAACTAGCCGAAGTTGACACGAAGGCTGCCGAGAAGCTGACCAAGCGAATTGAGCTTTCTCAGCTGAACTAG
- a CDS encoding FHA domain-containing protein: MSDRLQMWIDGVGGFMLLLADRINIGQAMASAQVDIPIMGDISRRHAAIKRSGDEYIVEPLSEVKLNDQSIDRPSLLKHRDVMTLGRGVKLQFTQPHPLSTSAVLKIVSRHRTEPACDGVVLLADSLLMGPKSNNHVVCPQWQHDVVVYRQGIKLLLKSKTPLFQGDSTQPATSIRIGETVQGEEVSFCLEPLGRA, encoded by the coding sequence GTGAGCGACCGCCTGCAAATGTGGATCGATGGGGTCGGCGGCTTTATGCTGCTGCTGGCCGATCGCATTAATATTGGCCAGGCGATGGCTTCCGCCCAGGTTGATATCCCTATCATGGGAGATATCAGTCGTCGTCACGCTGCCATCAAGCGTAGCGGAGACGAATACATTGTGGAGCCATTGTCCGAAGTTAAGCTCAACGACCAATCGATCGATCGTCCTTCGCTGTTGAAACACCGCGATGTGATGACTTTGGGACGAGGCGTGAAGCTACAGTTCACCCAGCCGCATCCTCTAAGCACATCAGCCGTGCTGAAGATTGTTAGTCGGCATCGTACCGAGCCGGCCTGCGATGGAGTGGTGCTGTTGGCAGATTCGCTGCTGATGGGCCCAAAGTCGAACAATCATGTTGTGTGCCCCCAGTGGCAGCACGATGTGGTCGTTTATCGGCAGGGAATTAAGCTGCTGTTGAAATCGAAGACACCCCTATTTCAAGGCGATTCGACCCAGCCGGCGACATCGATCAGAATAGGAGAAACGGTCCAAGGAGAAGAGGTTTCGTTTTGCCTGGAGCCGCTAGGCCGGGCATGA
- a CDS encoding serine/threonine-protein kinase, with amino-acid sequence MNQSAAAITPDNQPGDDEVGPAKLAKPKESPMRFTYKSGSSPLDGYTIKRGVGAGGFGEVYYATTESGKEVALKHIQRNLEIEMRGAKHCLNLKHPHLVSLYDIRYDKDGEGWIVMEFVHGDSLQDIVERHPNGMPREEALSWFKAIASAVNYLHDHGIVHRDLKPGNIFNDQGTVKIGDYGLSKFISVSRRSGQTESVGTFHYMAPEIGKGRYGREIDVYALGIILFEMLTGRVPFEGESSQEIIMKHLTASPDLGNLGEPFRSVVSNALEKDPDKRTSSAEEMLQQLGLKENVGYVSTVDTARPVANNSQASASAPQSEVKAKIGYVQATTPKGTLDDEPIAQAVTGMADRFRGWWNHNNTSMPVKVIVLAAIAFGILTNLHFIVPLAFVGGAVYMAYLFIRLLVNTTQDQNPGGTGAPDTKGSSGRYHPEAMRRKHRAAEDAVWHPKRKDRERAAIAARPTREKVRELLGSLIASGVSAILVSFVLLAIAVGEAAFTKTAFLTIGPAYVFFTGLTILASWAVLVASKTWEDRNGDQARRRIIMMMIGVGLGVAAWFGSMFVFTGSPGAMDMQIPWFAMGEQSSVGSLMIFFGLVFLVPRWWKLADPLRSNWLSIWNTGIFVIWAGILTAFWPFLQPWAIMLVGSVAATVQLSAPWLNQERRDTERRRYEQELKETTVSGAP; translated from the coding sequence ATGAACCAGTCGGCAGCCGCCATTACTCCGGATAACCAACCGGGGGACGATGAAGTCGGCCCTGCGAAATTAGCCAAACCGAAAGAAAGCCCCATGCGGTTTACTTACAAAAGCGGTTCCTCTCCGTTGGATGGTTACACCATCAAGCGGGGCGTGGGCGCTGGCGGTTTCGGTGAAGTCTATTACGCCACGACCGAGTCGGGCAAAGAAGTCGCGCTGAAGCACATTCAGCGAAATCTCGAAATCGAAATGCGTGGTGCAAAGCACTGCTTGAATCTCAAGCACCCGCACCTCGTCTCGCTCTACGACATCCGATATGACAAAGACGGCGAGGGTTGGATCGTCATGGAGTTTGTCCATGGCGACAGTCTGCAAGATATCGTCGAGCGCCACCCTAATGGTATGCCGCGGGAAGAGGCCTTGTCATGGTTCAAGGCGATCGCCTCCGCCGTCAACTATCTACATGACCATGGCATCGTTCACCGTGACCTGAAACCGGGGAATATTTTCAACGACCAGGGTACCGTCAAGATTGGCGACTATGGTCTGTCCAAGTTCATCTCGGTGAGTCGTCGCAGCGGTCAGACGGAAAGCGTTGGCACGTTCCACTACATGGCGCCTGAGATCGGCAAAGGACGCTACGGTCGCGAGATCGACGTTTATGCCCTCGGGATTATCCTGTTCGAGATGCTCACCGGCCGCGTTCCCTTCGAGGGGGAAAGCAGCCAAGAGATCATCATGAAACACCTCACAGCAAGTCCCGATTTGGGTAACCTGGGAGAGCCGTTTCGGAGCGTCGTCTCCAACGCCCTTGAGAAGGATCCGGACAAACGAACCAGCAGTGCGGAGGAAATGCTCCAGCAGTTGGGTCTGAAAGAAAACGTTGGATACGTTTCGACGGTCGATACCGCACGCCCTGTCGCCAACAACAGCCAAGCGTCGGCCAGCGCACCGCAGTCGGAAGTGAAAGCGAAGATTGGTTACGTCCAGGCAACAACCCCCAAGGGGACTCTCGACGACGAACCGATTGCCCAGGCCGTCACGGGCATGGCCGATCGTTTCCGCGGTTGGTGGAACCACAATAACACCAGCATGCCGGTGAAAGTGATCGTACTTGCGGCGATTGCTTTTGGCATTCTGACTAACTTGCACTTCATCGTGCCGCTGGCGTTTGTCGGTGGTGCCGTCTACATGGCCTACCTGTTTATTCGCCTGCTGGTGAATACGACGCAGGACCAGAACCCTGGTGGGACCGGTGCACCCGACACGAAAGGCTCTAGCGGGCGTTATCATCCTGAGGCGATGCGGCGTAAGCACCGTGCTGCCGAAGACGCCGTTTGGCATCCCAAGCGTAAAGATCGTGAACGAGCCGCGATCGCCGCCAGGCCGACACGAGAAAAGGTTCGCGAACTGCTGGGATCACTGATCGCCAGCGGAGTCTCCGCCATCTTGGTTTCGTTCGTGCTGTTGGCCATCGCGGTCGGCGAGGCGGCATTTACCAAGACAGCTTTCCTTACCATTGGACCAGCGTATGTGTTCTTTACGGGGCTAACCATTTTGGCCTCGTGGGCGGTACTGGTCGCTTCCAAAACGTGGGAAGATCGCAATGGTGATCAAGCTCGCCGAAGAATCATCATGATGATGATTGGTGTCGGCTTGGGCGTCGCTGCCTGGTTCGGATCTATGTTTGTCTTCACAGGCAGCCCGGGTGCAATGGATATGCAGATTCCGTGGTTTGCGATGGGTGAGCAGTCGTCGGTCGGATCGTTGATGATCTTCTTCGGCCTGGTCTTCCTGGTGCCTCGTTGGTGGAAGTTGGCCGATCCGCTGCGAAGCAACTGGCTAAGTATTTGGAACACGGGCATATTCGTCATTTGGGCGGGTATTCTCACGGCCTTCTGGCCCTTCCTGCAGCCGTGGGCCATCATGTTGGTCGGCTCGGTGGCCGCAACGGTTCAGCTTTCGGCTCCTTGGCTCAACCAGGAACGCCGTGACACTGAACGCCGACGATACGAACAGGAACTGAAGGAGACGACCGTCAGCGGAGCCCCATAG
- a CDS encoding RNA polymerase sigma factor, which yields MSPTRVSETDALLIGRIRDGEEDAWQDLIDRYEGRLLAFVESRLRRRAHSEDVVQETFIGFLNSLPNYDGRRSLESYLFAICAYKLTDHLRREGRRPTLPLSSAGGGKSSSDTWELEGPARPASSLVRSGERRRMEEDALVEAIQEQIARWKERGDWVKIQCMELLFVRGWANKDVAAKLNISEQHVANYKHDFTNKLRGSVKNQQLSEEVFPELYSP from the coding sequence TTGTCACCCACACGCGTATCAGAAACCGATGCCCTGCTCATTGGCCGCATTCGTGACGGTGAGGAAGATGCCTGGCAGGATTTGATCGACCGCTACGAGGGGCGTTTGCTCGCATTTGTCGAGAGTCGCCTACGCCGTCGAGCGCATAGCGAGGACGTGGTTCAAGAGACATTCATCGGCTTCCTGAATAGTCTGCCCAATTATGACGGTCGCCGAAGCCTGGAAAGCTATCTTTTCGCGATCTGTGCGTATAAACTCACCGATCATCTTCGTCGTGAAGGTCGTCGGCCAACGCTCCCGCTCAGTTCAGCTGGTGGTGGGAAATCAAGCTCCGATACCTGGGAACTTGAAGGCCCTGCCCGACCGGCATCGAGCCTGGTGCGAAGTGGTGAACGGCGACGGATGGAAGAAGATGCCCTGGTGGAAGCCATTCAAGAGCAGATCGCGCGTTGGAAGGAACGTGGCGATTGGGTGAAGATCCAATGCATGGAACTGCTTTTCGTGCGTGGTTGGGCGAATAAAGACGTCGCTGCCAAGCTGAATATCAGCGAGCAGCATGTCGCGAATTACAAACACGATTTCACGAACAAACTTCGGGGAAGCGTCAAGAATCAACAGCTGAGTGAGGAAGTCTTTCCGGAGCTTTACTCACCCTAA
- a CDS encoding AIM24 family protein — MSAVENRYTLREFVEQTQQRDRGEGFFEMESPRILEVNLKSNFVWTKMGSMISYLGNMKFEREGMFDKGLGGFFKKAVTGEGARLTKVTGTGKVYLADYGKKIQILRLENQEIVVNANDILAFEDSVSWDIKMMKRISSMMAGGLFQMTLSGTGMVAITTHYEPLTLVVTPDQPVYTDPNATVAWSGTLQPNFKTDISFRTLIGRSSGESFQMEFVGNGFVVVQPFEEVYHAEG; from the coding sequence ATGTCTGCAGTAGAAAACCGATACACGCTTCGTGAATTTGTCGAGCAAACCCAACAACGGGATCGCGGCGAAGGCTTCTTTGAAATGGAAAGCCCGCGGATTCTGGAAGTGAACCTCAAGAGCAACTTTGTCTGGACCAAGATGGGATCGATGATCTCGTATCTTGGCAACATGAAGTTCGAACGCGAAGGAATGTTTGACAAGGGATTGGGCGGGTTCTTCAAGAAAGCGGTAACCGGCGAAGGGGCGCGTCTGACCAAGGTTACAGGGACCGGCAAGGTTTACCTGGCCGACTACGGAAAGAAGATCCAGATTCTTCGCTTGGAGAATCAAGAGATCGTGGTCAACGCCAACGACATTCTGGCCTTCGAGGACAGCGTCAGCTGGGACATCAAGATGATGAAGCGAATCTCATCGATGATGGCCGGTGGTTTGTTTCAGATGACTCTCAGTGGTACCGGCATGGTTGCTATTACGACGCACTACGAACCTCTGACGCTGGTTGTGACGCCAGATCAACCCGTTTACACCGACCCGAATGCAACGGTCGCCTGGAGCGGAACCCTGCAGCCGAACTTCAAGACAGACATTTCCTTCCGCACGTTGATTGGCCGTTCCAGCGGTGAATCGTTCCAGATGGAATTCGTCGGCAACGGTTTTGTCGTTGTTCAGCCGTTTGAAGAAGTCTATCACGCCGAAGGTTAG
- a CDS encoding Rho termination factor N-terminal domain-containing protein, with the protein MTTTATHYSEANTMDADQSSTATSEKRLEDHTVKELRELASQLGIRGRSKLMHKEELICVIRRRW; encoded by the coding sequence ATGACAACCACTGCGACTCACTACTCGGAAGCTAACACGATGGATGCTGATCAATCTTCGACCGCAACATCGGAGAAACGTCTCGAAGACCACACCGTTAAAGAGCTGCGCGAACTGGCGAGCCAACTCGGAATTCGAGGACGTAGTAAGCTGATGCATAAAGAAGAGCTCATTTGCGTCATTCGCCGTCGTTGGTAA
- a CDS encoding PRC-barrel domain-containing protein: protein MKRTIPAVVAAALMAAGSVTSYTYADDNPVADPFAEPKIEVDAPATKVEVKKPVISVDANTDSNVADNASRMVMAQRVSQLQGMTIQNEAGKDLGSVRDLVIDTDRGRVKYVAVAYGGFLGLGSKLFAVPFEAFEHRPATQDKDAVLLLNLNEEMLRKAPGFDADNWPNMASQEFIQAIDKHYADREGGVNVKVGPFDIDVNLDREKRRDGADQANSMAVHRADDLVGMVVVNDASEKLGSINDLTVDMSNGDIRYAALSVGGLAGVSDKLYAVAWTNFRLKHNAQEDSNQLVLNANPETLEKAKGFDQSNWPQQANRNFDGQANQIDDRRPVDDSRPAIEADIKAPGVDIEVNDDAPGNGIDAEVDVE, encoded by the coding sequence ATGAAACGCACTATTCCCGCAGTCGTTGCTGCTGCCCTGATGGCCGCTGGAAGTGTCACCTCATATACATATGCAGATGACAATCCAGTTGCCGATCCATTCGCGGAACCGAAGATTGAAGTCGATGCGCCAGCGACCAAAGTTGAAGTGAAGAAGCCCGTCATTTCCGTGGACGCAAACACCGATAGCAACGTCGCCGACAACGCTTCGAGAATGGTCATGGCTCAGCGTGTGAGCCAGCTTCAAGGAATGACCATCCAAAACGAAGCTGGTAAAGATCTAGGCAGTGTTCGTGATCTGGTAATTGATACGGATCGAGGCCGCGTGAAATACGTTGCGGTCGCCTACGGCGGCTTCCTCGGGCTGGGCTCGAAACTATTTGCCGTTCCGTTTGAAGCCTTCGAGCATCGTCCTGCGACCCAAGACAAAGATGCGGTACTGCTTCTGAACCTGAATGAAGAGATGCTTCGCAAAGCACCGGGATTCGATGCCGATAATTGGCCTAATATGGCCTCGCAGGAATTCATCCAAGCCATCGATAAGCATTACGCAGATCGAGAGGGTGGAGTAAATGTGAAAGTCGGTCCCTTTGATATCGATGTAAATCTTGATCGAGAAAAGCGACGTGATGGTGCTGACCAGGCAAACTCGATGGCCGTCCATCGCGCGGATGATCTGGTGGGAATGGTTGTCGTCAATGATGCCAGCGAAAAGCTCGGGTCCATCAACGATCTGACGGTCGACATGTCTAACGGCGATATCCGCTACGCGGCTCTTTCAGTGGGTGGACTCGCGGGCGTCAGCGATAAGTTGTATGCCGTAGCTTGGACGAACTTTCGTCTGAAGCACAACGCTCAGGAAGACTCCAATCAGTTGGTTCTTAATGCCAATCCAGAGACGTTGGAAAAGGCAAAAGGATTCGATCAGAGCAACTGGCCACAGCAAGCAAACCGAAACTTCGATGGCCAGGCGAACCAGATCGATGATCGCCGCCCGGTCGACGACAGTCGTCCGGCCATCGAGGCTGACATCAAAGCACCGGGCGTAGACATCGAGGTGAATGATGATGCTCCCGGAAACGGCATCGATGCTGAAGTCGATGTTGAGTAA
- a CDS encoding DUF1549 domain-containing protein yields the protein MRLPPHGFRMRIASITLLLLAPAFLCAADSLDTKPLPGILLDNTAAQLMGPWQPSVHSKPYIGEGYVHSGVPGREEATVSKTITFRQKLPTSGKYGVYLAYNANSNRAASAPVEIQHADGDAKLKVNQRQAPKGPALFHPLGEFNFDTDKEAVVAISDKDAQGIVIVDAILFVPSNEIAKLDAVGKKLTAKKPEAKPAKKEEPKQQVAPAFVRAKDIDARLLTSEELDQLIDREAHLTETTDTVDDETFLRRITIDVIGRIPTEQERKDFLADTNPAKRSLLIDRLLESPEFGTNWGAYWSDVFSYRIPQPELTFLDYQIFQDWMAQQMNEGVGWDEITYRILTATGKVGNNPPAFFVGFHQASTSRLAGETTRIFLGTQIQCAECHDHPFVDIPQERFHQMAAFFVRTNAKLPWNDSGEIEVGSKEAGEHKMPDTNKTMMPAVFAGDQLEKGVSDVDRRVTLANWVVSPDNSLFAKAYVNRTWERLMDQPFCDPVDEISEEAGFPSLPSVHDAVAGHFIANEYDAKPLFRLILNTKAYQRQLDSSDKVVGQLASAELRKMRGDVVFKNLETAIELPNVKGEQMKPTAEMRFPPPPKSTKDIVNDVFGYDPSLGKQFRPQTMQQAMFLMNNRQLQDQVKAGEDQKTKLAKLLNETPDDRQAIQRLYVNVLGRAPADKELDIAYEFVQEGASRNEAFEDLLWALLNTAEFTTRK from the coding sequence ATGCGGCTGCCACCACACGGTTTCCGGATGCGCATCGCGAGTATCACCCTGCTTCTGCTTGCACCGGCGTTTCTATGCGCTGCGGACTCACTCGACACGAAGCCGCTGCCTGGCATTTTGCTTGATAATACGGCCGCTCAGTTGATGGGCCCTTGGCAGCCTTCGGTGCACAGCAAGCCGTACATTGGTGAAGGCTATGTGCACAGTGGAGTCCCTGGCCGAGAGGAAGCCACCGTCAGCAAGACGATTACCTTCCGCCAAAAGCTACCCACCTCAGGAAAGTACGGCGTCTACCTGGCGTACAACGCCAATAGCAACCGTGCTGCTTCCGCTCCGGTCGAGATCCAACATGCCGATGGTGATGCCAAGTTAAAGGTCAATCAACGGCAAGCCCCGAAGGGGCCAGCACTGTTTCACCCGCTGGGTGAATTCAATTTCGACACGGACAAAGAAGCAGTCGTCGCGATCTCGGACAAAGATGCTCAGGGCATCGTAATTGTCGACGCGATACTCTTTGTTCCCTCCAACGAGATAGCCAAACTCGATGCCGTGGGGAAGAAGCTGACGGCGAAGAAACCAGAAGCCAAGCCAGCGAAAAAGGAAGAGCCGAAACAGCAAGTCGCTCCAGCATTTGTTCGAGCCAAAGATATCGATGCCCGTTTGTTGACGTCGGAAGAACTCGACCAGTTGATTGATCGCGAGGCGCACTTAACCGAAACGACTGACACGGTCGACGACGAGACATTCTTGCGCCGTATCACCATTGATGTGATTGGACGTATTCCAACTGAGCAGGAACGCAAAGACTTTCTCGCCGATACGAACCCTGCGAAGCGGTCTTTGCTGATTGATCGCTTGCTGGAAAGCCCCGAGTTCGGTACTAACTGGGGAGCGTACTGGAGCGACGTCTTCAGTTATCGAATCCCTCAGCCCGAACTTACGTTCCTGGATTATCAAATCTTCCAGGATTGGATGGCCCAGCAAATGAACGAGGGCGTTGGCTGGGACGAGATCACCTACCGCATCCTGACCGCAACCGGGAAGGTAGGGAATAACCCACCGGCATTCTTCGTCGGGTTCCACCAGGCAAGTACATCCCGTCTCGCTGGCGAAACGACGCGTATTTTCCTCGGTACGCAAATTCAATGTGCCGAATGCCACGACCACCCGTTCGTCGACATTCCCCAGGAACGTTTCCATCAAATGGCGGCGTTCTTTGTTCGCACCAACGCCAAGCTGCCCTGGAACGATAGTGGCGAAATCGAGGTTGGTAGTAAGGAAGCTGGCGAGCACAAGATGCCAGATACCAACAAGACGATGATGCCTGCCGTCTTCGCTGGTGACCAGTTGGAGAAAGGCGTGAGCGATGTCGACCGCCGAGTCACGTTAGCGAACTGGGTTGTGAGCCCCGATAACTCCCTGTTCGCCAAAGCCTATGTAAATCGCACCTGGGAACGACTGATGGATCAGCCATTCTGTGATCCGGTCGACGAGATCTCAGAAGAAGCAGGCTTCCCAAGTTTGCCATCGGTCCATGATGCCGTCGCGGGTCACTTTATCGCGAACGAATATGACGCCAAGCCATTGTTCCGGTTAATCCTCAATACCAAAGCGTATCAGCGTCAACTCGACTCTTCCGATAAGGTCGTCGGCCAGCTTGCCTCGGCTGAACTTCGTAAGATGCGCGGCGATGTGGTCTTCAAGAACTTGGAAACGGCCATCGAGCTTCCCAATGTGAAAGGAGAGCAGATGAAGCCAACCGCTGAAATGCGTTTCCCGCCTCCGCCTAAAAGTACGAAGGACATCGTGAACGACGTATTCGGCTACGATCCATCCCTGGGCAAGCAGTTCCGTCCGCAAACGATGCAGCAGGCCATGTTCCTGATGAATAATCGTCAGCTTCAAGACCAAGTGAAAGCAGGCGAAGATCAAAAGACGAAGCTGGCCAAGCTGCTCAATGAAACTCCCGACGATCGTCAGGCCATTCAGCGGCTCTATGTCAACGTGCTGGGTCGTGCCCCAGCCGACAAAGAGTTGGACATTGCTTACGAGTTTGTTCAAGAAGGGGCTTCGCGAAACGAAGCTTTCGAGGACCTTCTATGGGCCCTCTTGAACACGGCCGAGTTCACCACACGCAAGTAA